In Vibrio bathopelagicus, the following are encoded in one genomic region:
- the dinB gene encoding DNA polymerase IV, giving the protein MCSAEQNKIRKIIHVDMDCFYAAVEMRDNPAYRNRPLAVGGHEKQRGVLSTCNYEARKFGIRSAMPTGKALQLCPNLLVVPGRMQVYVEISKKIREIFSRYTSLIEPLSLDEAFLDVTESKLCHGSATLIAESIRRDIWNELNLTASAGVAPIKFLAKVASDMNKPNGQFVIPPQDVQAVIDDLPLEKIPGVGKVSIEKLHQAGFFTCKDIKASDYRDLLLRFGRQGASLWKRSHGIDEREVIIERERKSVGVERTFTQNISTYTECWQVIEDKLFPELETRLEKASPSKAIIKQGIKLKFADFQQTTIEHIHASLDREHFKELLSEILKRQQGREIRLLGLSVMLQPKEQVKQLNLAL; this is encoded by the coding sequence ATGTGTAGTGCAGAACAAAATAAAATAAGAAAAATAATCCATGTTGATATGGATTGTTTTTACGCAGCTGTAGAAATGCGGGATAACCCAGCTTACCGAAATCGACCACTTGCGGTTGGTGGGCATGAAAAACAACGAGGTGTCTTGAGTACCTGTAACTATGAAGCTCGCAAGTTTGGTATTCGTTCTGCTATGCCAACGGGGAAAGCGCTACAGCTTTGTCCTAACTTATTGGTGGTTCCGGGAAGAATGCAGGTTTATGTTGAGATATCTAAAAAAATCCGCGAAATTTTTTCTCGATACACATCATTGATTGAACCTCTTTCTCTGGATGAAGCGTTTCTTGACGTGACTGAATCAAAGTTGTGTCACGGTTCTGCGACACTGATTGCCGAGTCAATTCGCCGCGATATTTGGAACGAGTTAAATCTTACTGCTTCAGCCGGTGTCGCACCGATAAAGTTCTTGGCTAAAGTGGCTTCGGATATGAATAAGCCCAATGGCCAGTTTGTGATTCCCCCTCAAGACGTGCAGGCAGTCATTGATGACCTTCCACTCGAAAAGATTCCAGGTGTGGGTAAGGTGAGTATTGAAAAACTGCATCAGGCAGGTTTTTTTACGTGTAAGGATATTAAAGCGTCTGACTATCGTGATTTACTGCTTAGGTTTGGCCGCCAAGGTGCATCGCTGTGGAAGCGAAGCCATGGTATCGATGAAAGAGAAGTGATCATAGAACGTGAGCGTAAATCCGTAGGCGTTGAGCGCACATTTACTCAAAACATTTCGACTTATACTGAATGCTGGCAGGTGATAGAAGACAAGCTGTTTCCTGAGCTTGAAACTCGCCTAGAAAAAGCCAGCCCAAGTAAAGCGATCATCAAGCAGGGCATTAAGCTCAAGTTTGCCGATTTCCAACAAACCACCATCGAGCATATACATGCTTCATTGGATCGTGAACACTTCAAAGAACTATTAAGTGAGATCTTAAAAAGGCAACAAGGGCGAGAGATACGCTTACTTGGTTTGAGTGTGATGTTACAACCCAAAGAACAAGTGAAGCAGTTAAATTTAGCGTTATAA
- the lipA gene encoding lipoyl synthase — protein sequence MSKPIQMEKGVKYRDADKMALIPVKNMPAEQKEVLRKPAWMKIKLPSDSHRIQEIKSAMRKNNLHSVCEEASCPNLAECFNHGTATFMILGAICTRRCPFCDVAHGRPVAPEAEEPKKLAKTIKDMKLKYVVITSVDRDDLRDGGAQHFADCNREIREQNPNIRIETLVPDFRGRMDVALDLMKDNPPDVFNHNLETAPRLYRKARPGANYKWSLDLLRKFKEQHPDIPTKSGVMMGLGETKEEIVQVLKDLREHGVTMLTLGQYLAPSRHHLPVERYVPPSEFDELKEIALELGFTHAACGPFVRSSYHADLQAQGMEIK from the coding sequence ATGAGCAAACCAATCCAAATGGAAAAAGGCGTTAAATATCGTGACGCTGACAAAATGGCATTAATTCCCGTAAAGAATATGCCTGCTGAACAGAAAGAAGTTCTACGTAAGCCTGCATGGATGAAGATTAAACTTCCTTCAGACAGCCATCGTATTCAAGAAATCAAATCAGCAATGCGTAAAAACAACCTGCACTCAGTTTGTGAAGAAGCGTCTTGCCCTAACCTAGCCGAGTGTTTTAACCACGGCACGGCAACGTTTATGATTCTTGGCGCTATCTGTACTCGTCGCTGCCCGTTCTGTGATGTTGCCCATGGTCGTCCTGTTGCTCCTGAAGCAGAAGAGCCGAAGAAACTGGCTAAGACGATTAAAGACATGAAACTGAAGTACGTTGTAATCACTTCAGTTGACCGCGATGACCTGCGTGATGGTGGTGCTCAGCACTTTGCTGACTGTAACCGTGAAATTCGCGAACAAAATCCAAACATTCGCATTGAAACACTGGTTCCAGACTTCCGTGGTCGTATGGACGTTGCACTTGATCTAATGAAAGACAACCCGCCAGATGTTTTCAACCACAACCTAGAGACAGCGCCACGCCTATACCGCAAAGCGCGTCCAGGCGCGAACTACAAATGGTCTCTTGATCTATTAAGAAAATTCAAAGAGCAACACCCAGACATCCCAACTAAGTCTGGTGTGATGATGGGTCTTGGTGAAACGAAAGAAGAGATCGTTCAAGTACTGAAAGATCTTCGTGAACATGGCGTGACTATGCTGACACTAGGCCAATACCTAGCACCAAGCCGTCACCACTTACCAGTAGAACGCTACGTGCCGCCTTCAGAGTTTGATGAGCTGAAAGAGATTGCTCTTGAACTAGGCTTCACTCACGCAGCTTGTGGCCCGTTTGTACGTTCTTCTTACCATGCCGACTTGCAAGCTCAAGGTATGGAAATTAAGTAA
- a CDS encoding GreA/GreB family elongation factor: MNKSELRQIILEQLESRLRIAQSATQRAIDAATDEETVPEHKYDTLALEASYLAHGQAMRVQECEEDIQCYRNLVLRDSERITVSSYVVVIDEHDEHKHFFLGPRVGGLSITWHENEIAIVTANAPFGQALMGKEVGDEVEFRVADKQFCYEVVSID; this comes from the coding sequence ATGAATAAGTCTGAGCTTCGACAAATAATTTTAGAGCAACTCGAATCACGGTTACGCATCGCACAATCTGCGACTCAGCGAGCTATTGATGCTGCCACCGATGAAGAGACCGTGCCAGAGCACAAATACGATACATTGGCGTTAGAAGCCTCGTATCTTGCGCATGGACAAGCGATGCGAGTTCAAGAGTGTGAAGAGGATATCCAGTGTTACCGAAATCTCGTATTACGAGACAGTGAAAGAATCACCGTCAGCAGCTATGTTGTGGTCATTGACGAACATGATGAACATAAGCACTTTTTCCTGGGGCCAAGAGTAGGGGGGCTTTCTATTACGTGGCACGAAAATGAGATTGCGATAGTGACAGCAAATGCACCATTTGGTCAGGCTCTAATGGGTAAAGAAGTCGGTGATGAGGTTGAGTTTAGGGTCGCTGATAAACAGTTCTGCTATGAAGTGGTATCGATTGACTGA
- the lipB gene encoding lipoyl(octanoyl) transferase LipB, with translation MQNKLIVKKLGRQDYEPVWKAMHKFTDERTEEDVDQVWLVEHNPVFTQGQAGKAEHVLNAGDIPVIQSDRGGQVTYHGPGQLVAYFLINIRRKKFGVRDLVTHIENLVINTLKAYNINSTARPDAPGVYVDGKKICSLGLRIRRGCSFHGLALNVDMDLSPFLRINPCGYQGMEMVQVSQLGGPSELENVEQQLIQELVELLGYDQVDIQATSNITAEA, from the coding sequence TTGCAAAATAAGCTAATCGTAAAAAAATTAGGCCGTCAGGATTACGAACCTGTGTGGAAAGCCATGCATAAGTTCACAGACGAACGCACAGAAGAAGACGTAGACCAAGTTTGGTTGGTTGAACACAACCCTGTCTTCACTCAAGGACAAGCAGGCAAAGCCGAGCATGTATTAAATGCTGGCGATATCCCTGTAATACAAAGCGATCGCGGTGGCCAAGTGACTTATCACGGCCCAGGTCAGTTAGTTGCTTACTTTTTGATTAACATCCGCCGCAAAAAATTCGGTGTACGTGATTTGGTGACTCATATAGAGAACCTCGTAATCAACACTCTGAAAGCTTACAATATAAATTCAACTGCCCGACCTGACGCCCCCGGTGTCTATGTCGATGGCAAGAAAATCTGTTCACTCGGATTACGTATTCGACGCGGCTGCTCATTTCATGGGCTTGCACTCAACGTCGATATGGACCTCTCTCCGTTTCTACGCATTAACCCATGTGGTTACCAAGGTATGGAAATGGTTCAGGTAAGCCAGTTAGGCGGACCAAGTGAATTAGAAAACGTTGAGCAACAGTTAATACAAGAGCTAGTAGAACTACTCGGCTATGACCAAGTAGACATTCAAGCCACCAGTAACATTACAGCAGAAGCATAA
- a CDS encoding YggN family protein codes for MKKSVLIASLTVATAVVSLPTFAAQCRVDLKNELRIDEQKVEIHQVNGDTAILDGNNDLYIHGEKVALDADQQAAIEKYRDSMNEYLPRAKQMANDSLALANDVIDDIAASLDSPESFDNVKESMKTYFAELEARYYKDGELILPADSFDSMASGWSEDFEKAKEIFNQEFISSAFNAMSEKMKQDGGLNLTEMADSMAELKLKVEERMKEHSQQVQEEANEFCDSLDEMAEQEQELHKIIPNLKDYQVFTI; via the coding sequence ATGAAAAAAAGCGTATTAATTGCATCATTAACAGTGGCTACCGCTGTTGTGAGCCTGCCAACTTTTGCAGCTCAGTGTCGAGTTGATTTGAAAAATGAACTACGAATTGATGAGCAGAAAGTAGAAATCCATCAAGTAAACGGTGATACAGCGATTCTTGATGGCAACAATGATCTTTATATTCATGGTGAAAAGGTCGCACTTGATGCCGACCAACAAGCGGCAATTGAAAAATACCGCGACAGCATGAATGAGTATTTACCACGCGCAAAACAAATGGCGAATGACAGCTTGGCTTTGGCGAATGATGTTATTGATGACATCGCGGCCAGCCTAGATTCTCCAGAGTCGTTTGATAATGTAAAAGAATCAATGAAAACGTACTTTGCTGAATTAGAGGCTCGATATTATAAAGATGGCGAGTTAATCTTACCGGCTGATAGTTTCGATTCGATGGCGAGTGGTTGGTCTGAAGATTTCGAAAAGGCTAAGGAGATCTTTAACCAAGAGTTTATCTCGAGTGCCTTTAATGCGATGTCGGAAAAGATGAAGCAAGACGGCGGACTAAATCTGACCGAAATGGCTGATAGCATGGCTGAATTAAAGCTTAAAGTTGAAGAGCGAATGAAAGAGCACTCTCAACAAGTACAAGAGGAAGCGAATGAGTTCTGTGATTCTCTAGATGAGATGGCAGAGCAAGAGCAAGAGCTGCATAAAATCATTCCGAACCTAAAAGACTACCAAGTATTTACTATCTAG
- a CDS encoding RecQ family ATP-dependent DNA helicase, with translation MIEQKLKQVFGFDSLRHGQKQVIDNVLSGHSTAAIFPTGSGKSLCYQLPALELPHLTLVISPLLALMKDQLSFLHSKGISAAAIESSQDRQTTQQVMQSVRNGETKILMISVERLKNERFRQFISQVPISLLVVDEAHCISEWGHNFRPDYLKLPQYQKQLNIPQVLLLTATATTSVIQDMKSKFDIDEERVVVTGFYRQNLDLSIQPCEQASKLETLCSVANQAPQAPTIVYVTLQQTAEMVAQQLRNAGINAVAYHAGLKPENRDAIQHQFMNDDVHCIVATIAFGMGVDKSNIRRVIHFDLPKSIENYSQEIGRAGRDGQPSTCILLANKYGLSTLENFVFGDTPDNISIQTVLKEIYENQNIGASGANQWEIMLNQLSRESNIRQLPLKTLLVYLEIEGVIEPKYSYFADYKFKFIRPKQQITEQFQGERRHFVEAIFQCSPQARVWCQVDFDALWTHFQADRQRVVTAIDYFNEQGWIELESKQITDVYAIHNTSENMMQLSERLTELFKAKESSEINRLNQMLSFFEADTCLSSRLASYFADDKAPKNCGHCSVCRGEVAILPTVDVEPVDDETVMTWVHEFISASQQLITDEAITRFLCGIATPLSTKLKASKMVGYGKLDQQPFSDTLARVKQLPR, from the coding sequence ATGATTGAGCAGAAGCTAAAACAAGTATTCGGATTCGATTCACTGCGTCATGGGCAAAAGCAAGTCATTGATAATGTTCTATCCGGTCACTCTACCGCGGCTATATTCCCGACGGGCTCAGGTAAATCGCTGTGCTACCAATTACCCGCGTTAGAACTCCCTCATTTAACCCTGGTTATCTCTCCACTGTTAGCCTTAATGAAAGACCAGTTAAGCTTCTTACACAGTAAAGGGATCAGCGCCGCTGCGATAGAATCAAGTCAAGACAGACAAACCACTCAGCAAGTGATGCAATCTGTGCGTAACGGAGAAACTAAGATCCTGATGATCTCCGTCGAGCGTTTGAAGAATGAACGCTTTCGCCAGTTCATTTCTCAGGTTCCAATCTCTCTACTTGTGGTCGACGAGGCGCACTGTATTTCAGAGTGGGGACACAACTTTAGACCCGATTATCTCAAGTTACCTCAATACCAAAAACAACTGAATATCCCGCAGGTATTACTACTGACTGCAACCGCAACAACCTCAGTTATCCAAGACATGAAGTCTAAGTTTGATATCGATGAGGAACGCGTTGTTGTTACGGGTTTCTATCGTCAAAATCTCGATCTGTCGATTCAGCCTTGTGAACAAGCTAGTAAGCTAGAGACTCTGTGCTCTGTCGCAAATCAAGCGCCTCAAGCTCCAACCATCGTTTATGTCACCCTTCAGCAAACGGCAGAGATGGTGGCTCAACAACTACGCAATGCAGGAATCAACGCAGTCGCTTACCATGCGGGGCTTAAACCAGAAAATAGAGATGCTATTCAACATCAATTCATGAATGATGACGTGCATTGTATTGTGGCGACGATTGCTTTCGGGATGGGCGTCGACAAGTCAAACATTCGCCGTGTGATTCACTTCGACTTACCCAAATCGATAGAGAACTACTCGCAAGAAATCGGCAGAGCAGGCCGAGATGGTCAACCTTCAACATGTATTCTTCTCGCCAACAAGTATGGCCTCAGTACGCTAGAGAACTTCGTATTTGGTGATACGCCAGACAACATCTCGATCCAAACTGTCTTGAAAGAGATCTACGAAAACCAAAACATTGGGGCTTCTGGTGCAAACCAATGGGAGATCATGCTCAACCAACTATCGCGTGAATCTAACATTCGTCAACTTCCGCTAAAAACACTGTTGGTCTATCTCGAAATTGAAGGCGTGATTGAGCCTAAATACAGCTACTTCGCTGACTACAAATTTAAGTTCATTCGTCCTAAGCAACAGATCACGGAACAATTCCAAGGAGAGCGCCGACACTTCGTAGAGGCTATTTTCCAATGCTCACCACAAGCAAGAGTTTGGTGCCAAGTTGATTTCGATGCGCTTTGGACACACTTCCAGGCTGATCGTCAACGTGTTGTTACCGCTATCGACTACTTCAATGAACAAGGCTGGATTGAACTGGAAAGTAAGCAGATCACGGATGTTTACGCGATCCACAATACGTCTGAAAATATGATGCAATTATCAGAACGTTTAACTGAGTTGTTTAAGGCAAAAGAGAGCAGTGAGATAAACCGTCTTAACCAAATGCTGAGCTTCTTTGAGGCTGATACCTGCCTAAGCTCACGCCTTGCGAGTTACTTCGCCGATGATAAAGCACCCAAAAACTGTGGTCACTGCTCAGTATGTCGAGGGGAAGTGGCAATCTTACCAACCGTAGATGTTGAACCTGTTGATGATGAGACAGTGATGACATGGGTTCACGAGTTTATTTCCGCCAGCCAACAGCTGATTACAGACGAAGCGATTACTCGCTTCTTATGCGGAATCGCCACCCCGCTTTCAACCAAGCTTAAAGCCAGTAAAATGGTTGGTTACGGCAAGCTAGATCAACAACCGTTCAGTGACACCTTAGCACGAGTAAAGCAACTCCCGAGGTAA
- a CDS encoding methyl-accepting chemotaxis protein — MVKKISLSFLLVMLGLFLIALTSANYYLNNWKWENIQENNDEVVSVVSQTFESNLDDAKSMIQQFAFLLPYYGADAPFDESRMLRVLDRVHSANPAFIDVYFADINGTPFSALSKGWVKDFNVIEMQREWFLAISAKGNPSYISAPYVSNTGERVISVSAPIKRNGQLVGVFGVDITLSELMPEFGVEFAITTKDGEIVMADASTRETGWVNKNIYELRPNFKTLTEDPYLYTADGSNEPYTVSKQPLTESYDLFAWTNQSHEDSMNKSLMTGIIGLFICIGILLMITVYVAIRRQLRNLPIMVSTLEQMSIGQFTPLKANNSNNELDQVQASLQSLQESISHIVNQSSVKMSDLAVQQTRIEQLIDDTNNNASSGFNNVEQVATAATELSAAASSVSDNAAHADRMAKATMQVIENSAQVINEADNINNDVSSAMAESAIIVNELREHSEHINSVVEVINSISEQTNLLALNAAIEAARAGEHGRGFSVVADEVRSLAKRTQVSTVDIKNIITQLQSQSRKADEYMSSNTVLVQRSQEMMLELSQAFTDIRQQVMEISEMNTMVSSASEEQRIVTQDITERIEGINTTVKNSVTSAQHTQEANIVISQRTSDLKEVLAFFNIGQTNKR; from the coding sequence ATGGTCAAGAAGATATCCCTATCTTTTCTGTTAGTTATGCTCGGTTTGTTTTTGATCGCGTTAACATCTGCAAATTACTACCTCAATAACTGGAAGTGGGAAAACATTCAGGAGAATAACGACGAAGTGGTCAGTGTCGTTTCTCAAACATTTGAGTCAAACCTAGATGATGCGAAATCTATGATTCAGCAATTTGCCTTTTTACTTCCATATTATGGAGCTGATGCCCCGTTCGATGAATCTCGAATGCTCCGTGTATTAGATAGAGTTCATTCCGCAAATCCTGCATTTATTGATGTCTATTTTGCAGACATCAATGGCACTCCATTTAGTGCACTATCTAAAGGCTGGGTTAAAGATTTCAATGTTATCGAAATGCAGAGAGAGTGGTTCCTCGCCATATCAGCTAAAGGCAACCCAAGCTATATATCCGCTCCATATGTTAGTAACACAGGAGAGCGAGTTATTTCAGTATCGGCTCCGATTAAACGAAATGGGCAGTTAGTGGGAGTATTTGGTGTGGATATAACGTTATCTGAGTTAATGCCGGAGTTTGGTGTCGAATTTGCTATTACCACAAAGGATGGTGAGATCGTGATGGCTGACGCTTCAACCAGAGAAACTGGCTGGGTAAACAAAAACATCTATGAATTAAGACCGAACTTCAAAACATTAACTGAAGATCCATATCTATACACTGCGGATGGATCTAACGAACCTTACACAGTATCAAAACAACCTCTTACCGAAAGTTACGACCTTTTTGCATGGACAAATCAAAGCCATGAAGACTCTATGAACAAGAGCCTAATGACAGGAATCATAGGGTTATTTATTTGTATTGGCATTTTGTTAATGATCACCGTTTATGTGGCTATTAGAAGGCAACTTCGTAATCTGCCAATCATGGTATCTACACTTGAACAAATGTCTATTGGTCAGTTTACCCCACTAAAAGCTAACAACAGTAACAACGAGCTAGACCAAGTACAGGCATCGTTACAAAGTTTACAAGAAAGTATCTCTCATATTGTTAATCAATCTAGCGTAAAGATGTCCGACTTGGCTGTACAACAAACTAGAATTGAGCAGTTAATCGATGACACCAACAACAACGCTAGTTCTGGTTTCAATAATGTAGAGCAAGTCGCAACCGCCGCGACAGAACTTTCTGCCGCAGCTTCTAGCGTATCTGATAATGCTGCACATGCAGATAGGATGGCAAAAGCAACAATGCAAGTTATAGAAAACAGCGCGCAGGTCATCAACGAAGCCGACAATATAAATAATGATGTGAGTTCGGCTATGGCTGAATCAGCCATAATCGTCAATGAGTTAAGAGAACACTCTGAGCATATAAACTCCGTAGTGGAAGTTATAAATTCAATATCGGAACAAACTAACTTACTCGCCCTCAATGCGGCTATTGAAGCAGCTCGAGCAGGAGAGCATGGAAGAGGCTTTTCTGTGGTTGCTGATGAAGTCAGATCTTTAGCAAAAAGAACTCAAGTTTCTACTGTTGATATCAAAAATATCATTACTCAACTGCAATCCCAATCAAGAAAAGCTGATGAATACATGTCGTCCAACACAGTTCTAGTTCAGCGCTCACAAGAGATGATGCTTGAGCTATCACAAGCATTTACTGATATTAGGCAGCAAGTAATGGAGATTTCGGAAATGAACACAATGGTATCTTCAGCATCAGAGGAGCAAAGAATTGTAACTCAAGATATCACCGAACGTATTGAAGGAATCAATACCACCGTAAAAAATAGCGTGACTAGTGCACAGCACACCCAAGAAGCCAATATCGTCATATCACAAAGAACTTCTGATTTAAAAGAAGTCTTGGCTTTTTTCAACATAGGCCAAACTAACAAACGATAG
- a CDS encoding sodium-dependent transporter, whose product MNQQSSSSREHFSSRLGFILAAAGAAVGLGNIWGFPTQVASNGGGAFLLVYLIMIFVVAFPMLVVEMAIGRHGQANPVDSMRSLTTNPLGKKVGEFVGWIGLSVPSAVLAFYSIVGGWLICFLFGAVADLIGLESIADWFKGFSVERNVFGTVIFYVLTILIVQGGVKQGIEKWSTRLMPALFILFGLLFVYIMTQSGAIEGLKHYLVPDFEKVWDRKLILAAMGQGFFSLTIGGCSMLVYGSYLSKKENLPKMAMNVTLVDTAVAFIAGLVVMPAMFVAMQKGVQIYAEDGSLLSSDTLVFTVLPLMFDSLGVLGQIFAIVFFLLLTIAALTSSISMLEGPVALVSERFNTRRTPTSWVIGGAIALFSVVIVYNFAAMFGMVAMIATQYLQPVAALMFCLFGGWVWSRASKVKELEHGCPDFQLGWFGKVWPMYVKFVCPILVATVIWASFG is encoded by the coding sequence ATGAACCAACAATCTTCCTCTTCAAGAGAGCACTTTAGTTCTCGTTTGGGTTTTATTTTAGCAGCAGCAGGTGCGGCTGTTGGCTTAGGTAATATTTGGGGTTTCCCAACCCAAGTTGCTAGTAACGGCGGTGGCGCTTTTCTGCTTGTTTACCTAATTATGATCTTCGTGGTTGCTTTCCCAATGCTGGTGGTTGAGATGGCGATTGGCCGTCATGGTCAAGCGAATCCTGTCGATAGTATGCGCTCGTTGACGACAAATCCGTTAGGCAAGAAGGTCGGTGAATTTGTCGGTTGGATTGGATTAAGTGTTCCAAGCGCTGTGTTGGCCTTTTATAGCATTGTCGGCGGTTGGTTGATTTGCTTCCTTTTTGGCGCGGTTGCTGACCTGATTGGCTTAGAGTCTATCGCTGATTGGTTCAAAGGCTTCAGTGTTGAACGAAACGTGTTTGGTACCGTGATCTTCTATGTACTGACTATTCTGATTGTTCAAGGTGGTGTGAAGCAGGGCATCGAGAAGTGGTCGACTCGCTTAATGCCAGCGTTGTTCATTTTGTTTGGCTTACTGTTTGTTTACATCATGACGCAATCAGGCGCGATAGAAGGCCTGAAACATTACTTGGTTCCAGACTTTGAGAAAGTGTGGGATAGAAAACTCATTCTAGCGGCAATGGGACAAGGCTTCTTCTCGCTAACCATTGGTGGTTGCTCTATGTTGGTTTACGGTTCTTACTTAAGCAAGAAAGAGAACCTACCAAAAATGGCGATGAACGTGACCTTGGTTGATACCGCTGTCGCTTTTATTGCTGGCTTAGTGGTTATGCCCGCAATGTTTGTTGCGATGCAGAAGGGCGTACAAATCTACGCTGAAGATGGCTCACTATTGAGCTCTGACACGCTCGTATTTACGGTTCTGCCTTTGATGTTTGATAGCTTAGGCGTACTTGGTCAGATCTTCGCAATTGTCTTCTTCTTGTTGCTAACGATTGCTGCTCTTACTTCTTCGATTTCGATGTTGGAAGGGCCTGTAGCGCTAGTGAGTGAGCGTTTCAATACTAGACGAACACCAACAAGCTGGGTGATTGGTGGCGCTATCGCATTGTTCAGTGTAGTGATTGTTTACAACTTTGCCGCGATGTTTGGTATGGTTGCGATGATAGCGACTCAGTACCTTCAACCGGTCGCTGCACTGATGTTCTGCCTGTTTGGTGGTTGGGTATGGAGCCGAGCTTCAAAAGTGAAAGAGCTTGAACATGGTTGTCCTGATTTTCAACTTGGCTGGTTTGGTAAAGTGTGGCCAATGTATGTGAAGTTCGTGTGCCCAATATTGGTGGCGACGGTTATCTGGGCTTCATTTGGATAG
- a CDS encoding GGDEF domain-containing response regulator, with amino-acid sequence MSEKILVVEDSRAFRNYLYQQFKNDGYEVALAESVAEAKAILEQETDFLCAVLDYCLPDGQDGEIIDLVLSYQQKIIVLTGMFNNTLREQVLAKGVLDYILKDSMSSVSYLLPLVNRISNNRYHKALVVDDSAVVRRYVVQLLEHQYIQTIQAEDGEQALELLRNDPDITFVVTDHDMPKKDGISMTRDIRVNHDRNQLAILGLSGSDDRTMTARFLKAGANDFLYKPFNQEEFFCRIHQLLDMKEATNELFRHANEDALTGLWNRRYLFNQSCKGCEERNIAMMDIDFFKKVNDTFGHDGGDAVLVAVGGIIKDHFNDDVAVRFGGEEFCIQSCGSFESFVDNLESMRVAIEAHEVIHESQSIKVSISIGVTDLNGKLDEQIKAADELLYTAKEQGRNQLVCARNKSS; translated from the coding sequence TTGAGTGAAAAAATACTAGTAGTAGAAGATAGTCGCGCATTCAGAAACTACCTGTACCAGCAATTTAAGAACGACGGCTACGAGGTTGCGCTAGCAGAATCTGTGGCAGAAGCTAAAGCTATCTTGGAACAAGAGACGGATTTCTTGTGTGCGGTACTAGATTACTGCTTACCCGACGGTCAAGATGGCGAGATCATCGACTTGGTACTCAGTTACCAACAAAAGATCATTGTGCTAACAGGCATGTTCAACAACACACTTCGAGAGCAGGTGCTTGCGAAAGGTGTGCTCGATTACATCCTCAAAGACAGCATGTCTTCGGTAAGTTACTTACTTCCTCTGGTCAATAGAATCTCAAATAACCGATACCATAAAGCGTTGGTCGTTGATGATTCAGCTGTGGTTCGCAGATATGTCGTCCAACTCCTCGAACATCAATATATTCAAACGATTCAAGCGGAAGATGGCGAGCAAGCGCTAGAGCTTCTCCGCAACGACCCAGATATCACTTTTGTCGTTACCGATCATGACATGCCGAAAAAAGATGGCATTTCGATGACCCGTGACATTCGAGTTAACCACGACCGAAATCAACTCGCCATTCTTGGACTATCAGGCAGTGACGATCGCACCATGACCGCGCGCTTCCTTAAAGCGGGCGCCAACGACTTCCTCTATAAACCATTTAACCAAGAAGAATTCTTCTGCCGCATCCACCAACTGCTCGACATGAAGGAAGCGACCAATGAACTGTTTCGTCATGCCAATGAGGATGCTCTCACGGGGCTATGGAACCGTCGCTACTTGTTTAATCAATCGTGTAAAGGCTGTGAAGAACGTAATATCGCGATGATGGATATCGACTTTTTCAAGAAAGTGAACGATACCTTCGGCCATGATGGTGGCGATGCGGTACTAGTTGCTGTGGGCGGCATCATCAAGGATCACTTCAACGATGATGTAGCCGTTCGTTTCGGTGGCGAAGAGTTTTGTATTCAGTCGTGTGGGTCGTTTGAAAGCTTCGTTGATAACCTAGAATCAATGAGAGTGGCAATAGAAGCTCATGAAGTGATTCATGAATCCCAAAGCATTAAAGTCAGTATCAGCATTGGTGTCACTGATTTAAACGGCAAACTAGATGAACAAATAAAAGCAGCCGACGAACTGCTTTATACGGCCAAAGAACAAGGCAGAAACCAGCTTGTATGCGCTCGAAATAAGAGTTCATAG
- the ybeD gene encoding DUF493 family protein YbeD, protein MMNINSDAKLKDLLEFPCSFTYKVMGYAKPELTELVLEVIQRHAPGDYSPTLKPSAKGNYHSVSINITATSIEQVETLYKELGDIEIVRMVL, encoded by the coding sequence ATCATGAACATCAATTCTGATGCAAAACTAAAAGATCTCTTAGAGTTCCCTTGTTCATTCACTTACAAAGTAATGGGCTACGCTAAGCCAGAGCTTACAGAGCTAGTGCTAGAAGTGATCCAGCGTCATGCTCCTGGTGACTACAGCCCAACACTAAAACCGAGTGCGAAAGGCAACTACCACTCTGTTTCAATCAATATTACAGCGACTTCAATTGAACAAGTAGAAACGCTATACAAAGAACTGGGCGACATTGAAATCGTTCGTATGGTTCTGTAA